A single region of the Mechercharimyces sp. CAU 1602 genome encodes:
- the cysC gene encoding adenylyl-sulfate kinase — translation MRQKGITLWLTGLSGAGKTTIACHAEAILKQRGMRVQRLDGDIVRAGLTKDLGFSKVDRAANIERVAYVSQLLTKHDVIVLASFISPYRNMREHCRQVIDSFAEVYVKCSLDRCVKRDVKGLYKRAINGEIKDFTGISDPYEEPLYPELILDTENESPEGSARNLILFLEKRGVIPTEGEKE, via the coding sequence ATGAGGCAAAAAGGAATAACATTGTGGTTAACAGGGTTATCAGGAGCTGGGAAAACAACAATTGCTTGTCACGCGGAAGCAATATTGAAGCAAAGAGGTATGCGAGTCCAGCGTTTGGACGGCGATATTGTCCGGGCGGGGTTAACAAAAGATCTTGGTTTTTCTAAGGTGGATCGCGCAGCCAATATCGAGCGCGTAGCTTATGTCTCGCAGCTACTAACAAAGCATGATGTCATTGTACTTGCCTCTTTCATTTCTCCGTACCGTAATATGAGAGAACACTGTCGTCAAGTGATTGATTCTTTTGCTGAAGTATATGTAAAGTGCTCCTTGGATCGCTGTGTGAAAAGGGACGTGAAAGGTTTATATAAACGGGCGATCAATGGGGAGATTAAAGATTTTACTGGAATAAGTGACCCATACGAAGAACCGCTTTATCCGGAATTAATATTGGATACAGAAAATGAGAGTCCAGAGGGTAGTGCTCGCAATC
- the murF gene encoding UDP-N-acetylmuramoyl-tripeptide--D-alanyl-D-alanine ligase → MTLGQLTNILNGQLIRGKHTTKVSHALYLSTQHLNAGSVFFYSPSKVVPSTDNARNFASLKRKQSAGIIVPASWAKRVPSHHSVIVVPDVKVAIYRLAKWHRKQSKAIFIGVTGSAGKTTTKELLTAILCQKYCTLKSVDNLNVFQYIPYSLFHLQRKHEAVVLEMGMASLGNIKSQCLTATPHIGIVTNVGEAHVGSLGSSLQNVVRAKQELVDGVLPHGLLVINADDQGSKKLSFKRHRGKLITIGIKNKANLRATHVHYHPQGMRFKVDGHSYSIPMYGEHNVYNALAAIAVAKHLKMGPVAIQKGIHRFYRPPYMRMQQITGIRGSLLINDAYNANPSSVIAGLNTVSKIAQNRYTIAVLGEMSELGSLSIKGHRQVGRAVAEYKPNQLLTIGTHAKQIANSAILNGFPESAVHSFDMKWHALRYLEKEIPQGAIVYFKASRNLFMEDIVNRLRASREIKANR, encoded by the coding sequence ATGACTCTTGGACAGTTGACAAACATCCTTAATGGGCAGCTCATACGTGGCAAGCATACGACCAAAGTCTCTCATGCCCTCTATCTTAGTACCCAACATTTGAATGCCGGATCTGTCTTCTTTTACTCACCTTCTAAAGTCGTTCCCTCTACCGATAATGCACGCAATTTCGCAAGCCTGAAGCGCAAACAGAGTGCTGGTATCATCGTACCCGCTAGTTGGGCAAAGCGAGTACCCAGTCATCATTCTGTTATCGTAGTACCAGATGTAAAAGTAGCCATTTATCGCCTCGCTAAATGGCATCGCAAACAATCAAAAGCTATTTTTATCGGTGTCACTGGCAGTGCGGGGAAGACAACCACCAAAGAACTATTAACCGCTATTTTATGTCAGAAATATTGCACATTAAAATCAGTTGATAACCTTAATGTATTCCAGTATATTCCTTATTCATTATTTCATTTACAACGAAAACACGAAGCCGTCGTACTTGAAATGGGAATGGCTAGTTTAGGAAATATCAAAAGCCAATGCTTAACTGCTACCCCCCACATAGGCATCGTAACCAATGTCGGAGAGGCTCACGTAGGAAGCTTAGGCAGCTCACTTCAAAATGTGGTACGTGCCAAGCAAGAATTAGTAGATGGCGTATTACCACATGGACTTCTTGTGATCAACGCGGACGATCAAGGGAGTAAAAAACTTTCCTTCAAGCGGCATCGAGGCAAATTGATCACAATAGGGATAAAAAACAAAGCGAATCTACGTGCTACCCATGTACATTATCACCCCCAAGGCATGCGCTTTAAGGTAGACGGCCATTCCTATTCGATCCCCATGTACGGTGAGCACAATGTTTACAATGCCTTAGCAGCCATCGCTGTAGCCAAGCATTTAAAGATGGGGCCAGTCGCTATCCAAAAAGGAATCCACCGCTTTTATCGCCCTCCCTATATGCGTATGCAACAAATTACAGGTATCCGCGGTTCATTGTTGATTAATGATGCGTATAATGCAAACCCCTCCTCAGTGATCGCAGGATTAAATACCGTATCCAAAATAGCACAAAATCGTTATACCATTGCTGTCTTAGGTGAAATGTCAGAGTTAGGATCACTCTCCATAAAAGGTCATCGCCAAGTCGGACGTGCCGTAGCTGAATACAAACCAAATCAATTACTCACCATCGGTACACATGCCAAACAGATCGCCAACAGTGCCATTCTTAATGGTTTCCCAGAAAGTGCTGTCCATTCTTTTGATATGAAATGGCATGCATTACGGTATCTCGAAAAAGAGATTCCGCAAGGGGCCATTGTATACTTCAAAGCTTCGCGCAATCTATTTATGGAAGACATCGTCAACCGCTTGCGCGCCTCTCGAGAAATAAAAGCTAACCGCTAA